Proteins from one Pagrus major chromosome 1, Pma_NU_1.0 genomic window:
- the mcoln1a gene encoding mucolipin-1a: MAATGQHDSSERDGLSCSVSRYGSTDSSGEYNHQSNNHGNNNSNHRFPTTTAGHWVGAEQEEEAIRRKLKYFFMSPCDKYHAKGRKPYKLVLQLLKIVVVTAQLVLFGLSNQVVVTFKEENTMTFKHLLLKDYDESSGDSFAVYTQNDVYDHIFYAVEQYLALPETTVGRYAYVYGVGVNGSALSLCQQYYKKGRIDPANDTFSINPDVITDCIGVNPLSVPPARLSNNYKNFTLKFHKFINVTIEFQLKAINLQTIINNEIPDCYTFYITIVLDNKAHSGKVKIWLENQATIKECKDPSVSGHAENYTRLAFDVAVALLCMLSLLLCGRSILRGIMLQQEFVHFFKESLDRKVCWGDRMEFINGWYILLIISDILTIIGSIIKIGIESKNMSSYDLCGILLGTSTLLVWVGVIRYLTFFQKYNILIVTLRAAFPNVIRFCCCVAVIYLGYCFCGWIVLGPYHVKFRSLSMVSECLFSLINGDDMFVTFSEMQESSTLVWVFSQVYLYSFISLFIYMVLSLFIALITGAYETIKHQTQEPIHITDLHAFIAECTDAPSSGKFRGLETSPCSFFCCCDRTTTYEDALLVN; this comes from the exons ATGGCGGCGACAGGACAGCACGACTCCTCAG aaCGAGATGGCCTGTCCTGCTCAGTGTCTCGCTATGGCTCCACAGACAGCAGTGGGGAGTACAACCATCAGAGTAACAATCatggcaacaacaacagcaaccatCGTTTTCCCACGACGACGGCAGGTCATTGGGTCGGGGctgaacaggaagaggaggccaTTCGCAGGAAGCTGAAGTATTTCTTCATGAGCCCTTGTGATAAATATCATGCCAAAGGCCGCAAGCCTTATAAGCTGGTCCTGCAGCTGCTCAAGATTGTTGTTGTCACAGCTCAG TTGGTGCTGTTTGGCCTCAGTAACCAGGTGGTGGTGACCTTCAAGGAGGAGAACACTATGACCTTCAAGCACCTTCTCCTCAAAGACTACGACGAGTCTTCAGGCGACTCCTTTGCTGTTTACACGCAGAACGACGTCTACGACCACATCTTCTACGCTGTGGAGCAG TATCTGGCTTTACCAGAGACCACAGTGGGACGCTATGCATATGTCTACGGTGTTGGTGTGAATGGCAGTGCGCTCTCCTTGTGCCAACAGTACTACAAGAAAGGAAGGATCGACCCCGCCAATGACACCTTCAGTATAAACCCGGACGTCATCACAG ACTGTATAGGTGTGAACCCGCTGTCGGTCCCTCCAGCTCGGCTCAGCAACAACTACAAGAACTTTACACTCAAGTTCCACAA GTTCATTAATGTCACCATCGAATTCCAGCTGAAGGCGATCAATTTACAGACCATCATCAACAATGAGATCCCAGACTGCTACACTTTTTACATAACG ATAGTCCTGGACAACAAGGCTCACAGCGGCAAGGTGAAGATCTGGTTAGAAAACCAGGCAACCATAAAGGAGTGTAAAGACCCGAGCGTCTCTGGACACG CTGAGAACTACACGCGTTTAGCGTTTGATGTCGCTGTGGCTCTGCTGTGCatgctgtcactgctgctgtgtggacGCTCCATACTGCGAGGCATCATGCTGCAACAG GAGTTTGTGCACTTCTTTAAGGAGTCTCTGGACCGTAAAGTGTGCTGGGGTGACCGGATGGAGTTCATTAACGGCTGGTATATCCTCCTTATCATCagtgacatcctcaccatcattGGCAGTATTATCAAAATCGGCATCGAGTCAAAG AATATGTCCTCGTATGATTTGTGTGGCATCCTGTTGGGAACCTCCACACTCTTGGTGTGGGTTGGAGTCATTCGCTACCTCACATTCTTCCAGAAATACAAT ATCCTGATCGTGACGCTTCGAGCAGCATTCCCTAATGTGATTCGGTTCTGCTGCTGCGTGGCCGTCATCTATCTGGGCTACTGCTTCTGTGGCTGGATCGTCCTGGGACCATATCATGTGAAG TTCCGCTCTCTGTCCATGGTGTCAGAGTGCCTGTTCTCCCTCATCAACGGTGACGACATGTTTGTGACGTTCTCGGAGATGCAGGAGAGCAGCACTCTGGTGTGGGTGTTCAGCCAGGTGTACCTCTACAGCTTCATCTCCCTCTTCATCTACATGGTGCTGTCACTGTTTATCGCCCTTATCACAGGAGCCTACGAGACCATCAAG CACCAAACCCAAGAACCCATCCACATCACAGACCTGCACGCCTTCATAGCAGAGTGTACAGACGCACCAAGCTCGGGGAAGTTCAGGGGTCTGGAGACATCGCCGTGCtcctttttctgctgctgtgacag AACAACAACATATGAGGACGCCCTGCTAGTGAACTGA